From the Bacteroidia bacterium genome, one window contains:
- a CDS encoding lysine 2,3-aminomutase, with translation MDMRPLSPPGRARPHVFHSKDPAPFTYFTEKNFEQIPRIRALSSAERFDIRVVSSVLPFKVNSYVIDQLIDWSDIPDDPIYQLTFPQRGMLTEEHFRRMAELLRNDAPREVIRETADAIRMELNPHPAGQTTLNVPSMDGEVLPGLQHKYKETVLFFPAAGQTCHAYCTFCFRWAQFVGMNDLRFAAKEAGQLKEYIARHPEVTNVLFTGGDPMVMKTSKLEQYVEPLLDPSLEQLHSIRFGTKALSYWPQRFVTDADAGDMLRLFERIIASGRSVAVMAHYNHHRELETPMAREAVRRIRDTGAVIRSQSPVLAHINDNPGVWELMWREQVRLGIIPYYMFVERDTGAEHYFKIPLGKAYKIFREAYKHVNGLARTVRGPSMSATPGKVEVTGVTEVAGEKVYVLRFLQARNPDWVGRPFFAAYDAEASWLSHLRPAFGEQKFFYEQ, from the coding sequence ATGGACATGCGACCGCTATCACCGCCCGGCAGGGCCAGGCCGCACGTCTTTCATTCGAAAGATCCGGCCCCGTTTACCTACTTCACCGAAAAAAATTTTGAACAGATCCCGCGCATTCGCGCACTCTCCTCAGCGGAACGGTTCGATATACGGGTAGTGTCGAGCGTTCTGCCCTTCAAAGTCAATTCCTATGTCATCGATCAGCTTATCGACTGGAGCGATATTCCGGACGATCCGATCTACCAACTCACCTTCCCGCAGCGTGGCATGCTGACGGAAGAGCACTTTCGTCGCATGGCGGAACTGCTCCGCAATGATGCGCCGCGAGAGGTGATCCGTGAGACTGCCGACGCGATTCGTATGGAACTGAATCCGCATCCGGCCGGACAGACCACGCTCAACGTTCCGAGCATGGATGGCGAGGTCCTGCCCGGACTGCAACACAAATACAAGGAGACAGTCCTCTTTTTCCCCGCAGCGGGACAGACCTGCCACGCGTATTGCACGTTCTGTTTCCGTTGGGCACAATTCGTGGGCATGAACGACTTGCGCTTCGCCGCCAAAGAAGCCGGGCAGCTCAAAGAATACATCGCCCGCCATCCCGAAGTCACCAATGTCCTCTTCACCGGTGGCGATCCCATGGTGATGAAAACGTCCAAGCTCGAGCAATATGTCGAACCATTGCTGGATCCGTCATTGGAGCAGTTGCACAGCATACGTTTCGGCACCAAAGCCCTGTCGTATTGGCCCCAGCGATTCGTGACCGACGCAGACGCCGGCGATATGCTGCGCCTCTTCGAGCGCATTATCGCCTCAGGCAGATCCGTGGCCGTAATGGCGCATTACAACCACCATCGTGAACTTGAAACACCCATGGCCCGTGAAGCCGTGCGCCGAATACGCGATACCGGTGCCGTCATTCGCAGTCAATCCCCAGTCCTGGCGCATATCAACGACAATCCGGGTGTATGGGAGCTGATGTGGCGAGAACAGGTACGTCTGGGCATCATTCCGTACTATATGTTTGTGGAACGGGATACCGGTGCCGAACATTATTTCAAAATTCCGCTGGGCAAGGCCTACAAGATTTTCCGTGAGGCCTATAAACATGTCAATGGACTTGCACGCACGGTGCGGGGGCCCTCCATGTCCGCGACGCCGGGCAAGGTGGAGGTGACCGGAGTCACCGAGGTTGCAGGTGAGAAAGTATACGTTCTGCGTTTCCTGCAGGCGCGCAATCCGGATTGGGTTGGGCGCCCATTTTTCGCGGCATACGATGCCGAAGCGAGTTGGCTGAGTCATCTACGGCCGGCCTTCGGTGAGCAAAAATTCTTTTATGAACAGTGA
- the ybaK gene encoding Cys-tRNA(Pro) deacylase, translating to MKTNALRILEARYIPHEQISYDSSDEEIDAVSVADKIGAEHEQVFKTLVARGDKTGTVVFCIPGPFELDLKKAASVSGNKSIEMVKARELLPLTGYIRGGCSPVGMKKLFPTWIDETALLHERIYVSAGVRGMQMLLAPSDLARLVGAEFVDVT from the coding sequence ATGAAGACCAACGCCCTCCGCATACTCGAAGCCCGGTACATCCCGCACGAGCAGATCAGCTACGACAGCAGCGACGAGGAAATTGATGCCGTCTCCGTGGCGGACAAAATCGGCGCGGAGCATGAGCAGGTGTTCAAGACTCTGGTGGCGCGCGGAGATAAAACGGGAACCGTCGTGTTCTGCATTCCGGGTCCGTTCGAACTCGATCTGAAAAAAGCCGCGTCGGTCAGCGGCAACAAGAGCATCGAAATGGTGAAGGCCAGGGAATTGCTGCCTCTCACCGGCTATATACGCGGCGGCTGCTCGCCTGTCGGTATGAAGAAGCTTTTTCCAACATGGATCGATGAAACGGCGCTTCTGCACGAACGGATATACGTCAGCGCCGGCGTACGCGGGATGCAAATGCTGCTCGCGCCTTCGGATTTGGCGCGGTTGGTGGGTGCGGAGTTTGTTGACGTGACGTAG
- the lpdA gene encoding dihydrolipoyl dehydrogenase has protein sequence MADIQQTDLIVIGGGPGGYAAAFYAADSGMNVTLVDTDKNPGGVCLYRGCIPSKALLHVAKLINEAKHAAEWGISFGDPSVDIDTLRAFKNRVVDKLTGGLGQLGGARKITFLQGWATFRGSKTLEVQKTDGESVTLSFRHAILATGSRPASIPGMPEGSKRVWDSSAALDLPFIPGKLLVIGGGYIGLELGTVYAALGSKITVVEMTDGLLPGADRDLVNPLKKRLDAQFESILLKTKVSEMKEQKNGVKVTFESVDGGRSELFDAVLISVGRKPNTQGFGLEMTRVAVNERGFVVVDPQRRTADENIFAIGDITGDPMLAHKASHEARVAVDAIAGKKTVFEPYAIPAVVFTDPEIAWAGLTETEAKQQGRKIEIGRFPWAASGRATTLDRSDGVTKLLVEPETQRVLGIGIAGPGAGELIAEGVLALEMGATVKDLALSIHPHPTLSETVMEAAEAYFGHATHLFRPKGR, from the coding sequence ATGGCTGACATACAGCAAACCGATCTCATCGTTATCGGCGGCGGACCCGGAGGGTACGCCGCCGCCTTTTACGCCGCAGACAGCGGCATGAACGTCACACTCGTGGACACGGATAAAAATCCGGGCGGCGTCTGTCTCTACCGCGGCTGCATTCCGTCCAAGGCGCTGCTGCATGTGGCGAAACTGATCAACGAAGCAAAGCACGCCGCGGAGTGGGGCATCAGCTTCGGCGATCCGTCCGTGGATATCGACACGCTACGCGCATTCAAGAACAGGGTGGTGGACAAGCTCACCGGCGGCCTCGGACAACTCGGCGGTGCCCGAAAAATCACCTTTCTTCAGGGGTGGGCAACATTCCGCGGCAGCAAAACGCTGGAAGTACAAAAAACCGACGGGGAGAGCGTGACGCTCAGCTTCCGGCATGCCATTCTCGCAACCGGATCGCGTCCCGCAAGTATTCCCGGCATGCCTGAGGGATCGAAGCGCGTGTGGGATTCCAGCGCCGCCCTGGATCTGCCCTTCATTCCCGGTAAATTGCTGGTCATCGGCGGCGGCTATATCGGTCTGGAACTGGGTACCGTGTATGCCGCACTGGGCTCGAAGATCACCGTTGTGGAAATGACCGACGGCCTGCTTCCCGGCGCCGATCGCGACCTTGTGAATCCCCTCAAAAAGCGTTTGGACGCGCAATTTGAAAGCATCCTTCTGAAGACGAAGGTTTCGGAAATGAAGGAGCAGAAAAATGGCGTAAAGGTGACCTTCGAATCCGTCGATGGCGGGAGATCCGAGCTCTTCGATGCCGTACTGATCTCCGTCGGACGCAAGCCCAACACGCAGGGCTTTGGCCTGGAGATGACACGCGTCGCGGTCAACGAGCGCGGTTTTGTCGTGGTGGATCCGCAGCGCCGCACAGCGGACGAGAACATTTTCGCCATCGGCGACATTACCGGCGATCCCATGCTCGCGCACAAGGCCTCGCACGAGGCCCGTGTGGCGGTGGATGCCATCGCCGGGAAGAAGACCGTGTTCGAACCCTACGCCATTCCCGCCGTGGTGTTCACCGATCCCGAGATCGCCTGGGCCGGACTCACCGAAACCGAAGCGAAGCAGCAGGGACGCAAGATAGAAATCGGGCGCTTCCCCTGGGCGGCCTCGGGCCGTGCCACGACATTGGATCGCTCTGACGGCGTCACAAAGCTGCTCGTCGAGCCCGAAACCCAGCGTGTGTTGGGCATTGGTATCGCGGGTCCCGGCGCCGGTGAGCTCATCGCCGAGGGGGTGCTCGCGCTTGAAATGGGCGCCACGGTCAAGGACCTGGCCCTCAGCATTCATCCGCATCCGACCCTCTCTGAAACCGTGATGGAAGCCGCCGAGGCCTATTTCGGACATGCGACGCATTTGTTTCGACCGAAGGGGAGGTAG
- a CDS encoding 2-oxo acid dehydrogenase subunit E2, with amino-acid sequence MATEVKLPELGENITAGDVVRVLVKAGDVIEKDQPLIELETDKASFDVPSPVAGTIARIDVTEGAKAAVGSVIALVEESAAAAPEAPVAKAEAPAAKAEAAPAQISTPEAGVEPRPQKHEEPARQPGFARPAPTPAGTHTPPQKEQVEKPAVPVPAAPSVRMFAREIGVDISAVRGSGPNGRISVEDVKAHAKALLSGSSMAAPAAAGAMSGRRQPLPDFSAFGSVRREAMSKVRRKTAEQMELSWRIPVVTQHDKADITHLEELRHRFAKKADAAGGKLTVTAIALKVAAAALKKFPQFNASLDMESGEIVFKEYIHLGVAVDTERGLLVPVLRDVDNKNILTISKEMQELAEKARGKKIMPDEMSGASFTITNLGGIGGTFFTPIINWPEVAILGLSRAVMEPVYSNGAFQPRLMMPLSLTYDHRVIDGADAARFLRWFAEALEEPLLLALEG; translated from the coding sequence ATGGCTACAGAAGTAAAATTACCCGAACTGGGTGAAAATATTACCGCCGGCGACGTCGTCAGAGTACTCGTCAAAGCCGGTGATGTCATAGAAAAAGATCAGCCACTGATAGAGCTGGAAACCGACAAGGCATCTTTCGACGTACCGTCGCCCGTTGCGGGCACCATTGCACGGATCGATGTGACCGAAGGCGCGAAAGCCGCAGTCGGCAGCGTTATCGCTCTCGTGGAAGAAAGCGCCGCCGCAGCGCCTGAAGCTCCCGTCGCGAAAGCGGAAGCTCCTGCCGCCAAGGCCGAAGCTGCGCCTGCACAGATCTCGACACCAGAAGCCGGTGTTGAACCGCGCCCCCAAAAACACGAGGAGCCCGCACGGCAACCCGGTTTCGCACGTCCAGCCCCGACGCCCGCGGGAACGCACACCCCGCCGCAGAAGGAGCAGGTGGAAAAACCTGCTGTTCCCGTTCCCGCTGCTCCGAGTGTGCGCATGTTCGCGCGCGAAATTGGTGTGGATATTTCCGCCGTGCGCGGCTCCGGTCCCAACGGACGGATCTCCGTTGAAGACGTGAAAGCTCATGCAAAAGCCCTGCTCAGCGGAAGCTCGATGGCGGCTCCGGCTGCCGCGGGCGCGATGTCCGGACGTCGACAGCCTCTGCCGGATTTCTCGGCTTTCGGTTCGGTGCGCCGTGAGGCCATGAGCAAGGTGCGGAGGAAGACGGCGGAGCAGATGGAGCTGTCGTGGCGCATTCCTGTGGTGACGCAGCATGACAAGGCCGATATCACGCATCTGGAAGAGCTTCGGCATCGTTTCGCGAAAAAGGCCGATGCTGCGGGCGGCAAGCTCACCGTCACCGCTATCGCTCTCAAGGTTGCCGCGGCCGCCCTGAAAAAATTTCCGCAGTTCAATGCCTCTTTGGATATGGAAAGCGGCGAGATCGTGTTCAAGGAATACATCCATCTCGGGGTCGCCGTGGATACCGAACGCGGGCTTCTCGTACCCGTGCTGCGGGATGTGGACAATAAAAACATCCTCACCATTTCAAAGGAAATGCAGGAACTCGCGGAGAAGGCGCGCGGCAAAAAAATCATGCCGGATGAAATGTCCGGAGCGAGCTTTACCATCACCAATCTCGGCGGCATCGGCGGAACGTTTTTCACACCGATCATCAACTGGCCTGAGGTGGCGATACTGGGTCTCTCCCGTGCTGTCATGGAGCCGGTGTATAGCAACGGTGCATTCCAGCCGCGCTTGATGATGCCGCTGTCGCTTACCTACGACCACCGCGTCATTGATGGCGCGGATGCCGCCCGTTTTTTGCGTTGGTTCGCCGAAGCCCTCGAGGAGCCGCTACTGCTCGCGCTGGAGGGATAA
- the aceE gene encoding pyruvate dehydrogenase (acetyl-transferring), homodimeric type has protein sequence MTEHEQRELEAIETSEWLASLDYVLQNGGSERAQRLLKELQQYAFSKGVRMPFSANTPYINSIPADQQPGFPGSRTLERRIKSLIRWNAMAMVVRANRKETGIGGHISTYASAATIYEIAFNHFFRGRGEDGFSGDQIFFQGHAAPGIYARAFLEGRLSESDLQNFRRELAPGGGLSSYPHPWLMPDFWEFPTVSMGLGPIMAIYQARFNRYLEDRGLKSDHGNKVWAFLGDGETDEPEALGAISLAARAKLNNLIFVINCNLQRLDGPVRGNGNIIQELERNFRGAGWNVIKVIWGSDWDPLLEKDSDGVLVRRMGEVTDGDRQKYAVESGDYIRREFFGVDERLLKLVEQYSDDRLRRLRLGGHDPEKVYAAFKMAVESTDAPTVILARTIKGYGLGEAGEGKNITHQQKKLNEDELKEFRTRFNIPISDEDVAEAPFYKPDPNSPEMQYLRERRQALGGPVPSRRTDVPKLKVPDAELFEEFRVGTDGRDVSTTMAFVRMLTKLLKDPDIGKYIVPIVPDEARTFGMESLFRQVGIYSHVGQLYDPVDSASLLYYKEAKNGQILEEGITEAGSMASFIAAGTSYATHGVSMIPFFIYYSMFGFQRIGDLIWAAADMQAQGFLIGGTAGRTTLAGEGLQHQDGNSHLLALPVPNLVTYDPAFAYEIAVILRDGIRRMYHEQEKVFYYITVENENYPQPAMPEGDDIEEGILRGLYRYSASTLQKPNAYADILANGAIMNEAIKAAALLESSYGVAVNVWSATSFKELHRDGLEVERWNRMHPGEEQRVPYVTQQLADAKGVVVAASDYVKALADTICRWTPGGLISLGTDGFGRSEGRAALRDFFEVDHRFITLAVLSALSKKAMIDVKVVKKAMKDLDIDSEKMNPMIS, from the coding sequence ATGACCGAACACGAACAGAGAGAGCTCGAGGCGATAGAAACCTCAGAATGGCTCGCATCGCTCGATTACGTCCTCCAAAACGGCGGTTCCGAACGTGCCCAACGTCTGCTCAAGGAATTGCAGCAGTACGCGTTCAGCAAGGGCGTCCGCATGCCGTTTTCCGCAAATACACCGTACATCAACTCCATACCGGCCGACCAGCAACCGGGATTTCCGGGAAGCCGCACGCTGGAACGGCGCATTAAGAGCCTCATCCGCTGGAACGCCATGGCCATGGTGGTCCGCGCGAACCGGAAGGAGACAGGCATCGGCGGGCACATTTCCACCTATGCCTCCGCGGCAACGATATACGAAATCGCCTTCAATCACTTCTTCCGTGGTCGCGGGGAAGACGGTTTCAGCGGCGACCAGATTTTCTTCCAGGGTCATGCGGCTCCGGGCATTTACGCCCGCGCGTTTCTCGAAGGGCGTCTGAGTGAATCCGATTTGCAGAATTTCCGACGAGAACTCGCCCCGGGCGGCGGACTTTCGTCCTATCCCCATCCATGGCTCATGCCGGATTTCTGGGAATTTCCGACAGTTTCCATGGGACTTGGTCCCATCATGGCCATTTACCAGGCCCGCTTCAATCGCTATCTCGAGGACCGTGGCCTGAAATCCGATCACGGAAACAAGGTCTGGGCCTTCCTCGGCGACGGAGAGACCGATGAACCCGAAGCTCTGGGTGCCATCTCCCTTGCGGCGCGTGCGAAGCTGAACAACCTCATTTTCGTCATCAACTGCAACCTGCAGCGCCTCGATGGTCCGGTGCGCGGGAACGGGAACATTATCCAGGAACTCGAACGCAATTTCCGTGGAGCGGGCTGGAATGTGATCAAAGTGATCTGGGGATCGGACTGGGATCCGCTGCTGGAGAAAGACAGCGATGGCGTCCTGGTGCGCCGTATGGGCGAGGTTACCGACGGCGACCGGCAGAAATACGCCGTCGAATCCGGTGACTATATTCGCCGCGAGTTTTTCGGTGTCGATGAACGACTGCTCAAGCTCGTCGAGCAGTACAGCGACGACCGCCTGCGCCGCCTCCGCCTCGGCGGACATGATCCCGAGAAGGTCTATGCGGCATTCAAAATGGCTGTGGAAAGCACGGACGCGCCCACCGTTATTCTCGCGCGCACCATCAAGGGTTATGGGCTCGGCGAAGCCGGTGAAGGGAAGAATATCACGCATCAGCAGAAAAAGCTGAACGAAGACGAACTGAAAGAATTCCGCACGCGCTTCAATATCCCGATCTCCGACGAGGACGTGGCCGAGGCGCCGTTCTACAAGCCCGACCCGAACAGTCCCGAAATGCAATACCTGCGCGAGCGCCGTCAGGCACTCGGCGGTCCGGTGCCGTCACGCAGAACGGACGTGCCGAAGCTGAAAGTCCCCGATGCCGAACTGTTCGAGGAATTCCGCGTCGGTACCGACGGGCGTGATGTCTCGACCACCATGGCCTTCGTCCGCATGCTCACCAAGCTGCTCAAGGACCCGGATATCGGCAAATACATCGTGCCCATCGTGCCGGATGAGGCGCGGACCTTCGGTATGGAGTCGCTCTTCCGCCAGGTGGGCATCTATTCGCATGTGGGGCAACTCTACGATCCTGTGGATTCCGCCAGTCTCCTCTATTACAAGGAAGCGAAGAACGGACAGATCCTCGAAGAGGGCATTACCGAGGCGGGCTCCATGGCCTCCTTCATCGCGGCGGGCACCTCCTACGCAACCCATGGCGTCAGCATGATTCCGTTTTTCATTTACTACTCGATGTTTGGCTTCCAGCGCATCGGCGACCTCATCTGGGCCGCTGCGGATATGCAGGCGCAGGGCTTTCTCATCGGTGGCACGGCGGGACGCACCACACTTGCGGGCGAGGGATTGCAGCATCAGGACGGTAACAGCCACCTGCTCGCGCTGCCTGTCCCGAATCTCGTGACCTATGATCCGGCCTTCGCTTATGAAATCGCCGTTATCCTGCGCGATGGCATTCGTCGGATGTATCACGAGCAGGAAAAAGTGTTCTATTACATCACCGTCGAAAACGAAAACTATCCTCAGCCCGCGATGCCGGAAGGCGACGACATCGAGGAAGGCATTTTACGTGGATTGTACCGTTACAGCGCGTCAACGCTCCAAAAGCCGAATGCGTACGCGGACATCCTCGCCAATGGCGCCATCATGAACGAGGCCATCAAGGCAGCCGCGCTGCTGGAGAGCAGCTACGGCGTGGCCGTCAATGTCTGGAGCGCGACCAGCTTCAAGGAATTGCACCGCGACGGACTGGAAGTGGAACGCTGGAATCGCATGCACCCGGGTGAAGAGCAGCGTGTTCCATACGTGACGCAGCAGCTCGCCGATGCGAAGGGTGTGGTAGTAGCCGCGTCGGACTATGTCAAGGCCCTCGCCGACACGATTTGCCGTTGGACACCCGGAGGTTTGATCTCGCTGGGTACCGACGGATTTGGCCGCAGTGAAGGCCGCGCCGCGTTGCGCGATTTCTTCGAAGTGGATCACCGTTTCATCACACTTGCGGTACTTTCGGCTCTGTCGAAAAAGGCAATGATAGATGTGAAGGTCGTGAAAAAAGCGATGAAGGACCTGGACATCGACTCGGAAAAAATGAATCCCATGATCTCGTAA
- a CDS encoding T9SS type A sorting domain-containing protein: MRNVTATLCVALCAVLMVANVAQAQTVTPPKARITVMGVSAEMLKQNIPGMDKPSNGLPNVAKGDKVYLKAGGVISLNSGATKWATANFTFTEKPAASNAMFEKIDDITYFFVTDAEGTYRIEMISQDDANVLDTATVVVNVAKYVGIGGIVGSGATPPECRVCHAGIATTWEGTGHSQALMVIETNSHFASYCLPCHTTGSPNTDAEGDGWAHRARVLGWQFPAVIQVGNWDEIKTNFPELAKMAHVQCESCHGPGSAHNAVKTDSKTVVSYTAFQCRQCHDAPEHHPEFQEYDNAGHGNSMVNGLNTEYTNRGSKTNTYSDCARCHTANGHVEVHINGAPSTSAPYANPSPVTCIACHDPHANTNPAQLRKSIDESCTDCHSIRPSSHSGLHTSHQGPMIKGEGGMELPGYTYRKSAHSAIDTRCVQCHMATPDEAYKNKLGGHTFKVMFDNDTPDDHSDDVINQSGCIDCHSSGVELQTMQDTQAEIKLLLNELKSYLRLRSDGNPLYQMDTTLTSTERDIHYNWYFVNNDLSFGVHNFLYAKDLLTASIAVAKTLGVERIDGPKDFALEQNYPNPFNPTTAIRFSIPTAQNVNVTIYDASGKLIYTLVNGQYQAGTYSVQWNGHRGEGISVQSGVYFYRIVAGNYTATKKMMLVK; the protein is encoded by the coding sequence ATGCGTAATGTTACCGCTACCCTGTGCGTAGCACTCTGTGCGGTCCTGATGGTCGCCAACGTGGCCCAAGCACAGACCGTAACCCCGCCGAAGGCGCGCATCACGGTGATGGGAGTTTCAGCGGAAATGCTGAAGCAGAACATCCCCGGGATGGACAAGCCGTCCAACGGTCTCCCCAACGTCGCCAAGGGCGATAAAGTGTATCTGAAAGCCGGCGGAGTCATATCCCTCAATTCCGGCGCAACCAAATGGGCCACCGCGAACTTTACGTTCACGGAGAAACCCGCCGCTTCCAACGCGATGTTCGAAAAAATTGACGACATCACCTACTTCTTCGTCACCGATGCGGAAGGCACCTATCGCATCGAGATGATAAGCCAGGACGATGCCAATGTGCTCGACACCGCCACCGTGGTAGTGAACGTCGCGAAATACGTCGGTATCGGCGGTATCGTGGGTTCAGGCGCCACCCCGCCGGAGTGCCGCGTGTGCCATGCCGGTATCGCAACCACATGGGAAGGCACCGGACACTCCCAGGCGCTCATGGTCATCGAAACCAACAGTCACTTCGCTTCCTATTGCCTCCCCTGCCATACCACCGGCTCACCCAATACCGACGCAGAAGGCGACGGTTGGGCGCATCGCGCACGTGTTCTCGGCTGGCAGTTCCCCGCCGTCATCCAGGTCGGTAACTGGGACGAAATCAAGACGAACTTCCCCGAGCTCGCCAAGATGGCACATGTGCAGTGCGAAAGTTGTCATGGTCCCGGTAGTGCGCATAACGCGGTCAAGACCGACAGCAAAACCGTCGTCAGCTACACGGCCTTCCAGTGCCGCCAGTGCCACGACGCACCGGAGCACCATCCCGAATTCCAGGAATACGACAATGCCGGCCATGGCAACTCCATGGTCAACGGTCTGAATACCGAGTACACCAATCGCGGCAGCAAGACCAATACCTACAGCGACTGCGCCCGCTGCCACACAGCGAACGGCCATGTTGAGGTACACATTAACGGCGCCCCGAGCACCAGCGCGCCATACGCGAATCCCTCGCCCGTGACCTGCATCGCCTGCCATGACCCGCATGCGAACACCAATCCGGCACAGCTTCGCAAGAGTATTGACGAATCCTGCACCGATTGCCACAGCATCCGTCCCAGCAGCCATAGTGGTCTGCACACCTCGCATCAGGGTCCGATGATCAAGGGCGAGGGCGGCATGGAACTGCCCGGCTACACCTATCGCAAATCCGCCCACAGCGCCATCGACACCCGCTGCGTGCAGTGTCACATGGCCACACCGGACGAAGCCTACAAGAACAAGCTCGGCGGACATACCTTCAAGGTCATGTTCGACAACGATACCCCGGATGACCACTCGGACGATGTGATCAACCAGTCGGGCTGTATCGATTGCCACAGCAGCGGTGTCGAACTGCAGACCATGCAGGACACTCAGGCGGAGATCAAGCTGTTGCTGAATGAACTCAAGTCCTATCTCAGACTGCGCTCCGACGGCAACCCGCTGTACCAGATGGATACCACGCTCACAAGCACAGAGCGCGACATCCACTACAACTGGTATTTCGTCAACAACGATCTGAGCTTCGGTGTACACAACTTCCTGTATGCCAAGGATCTGCTTACAGCCTCGATCGCCGTCGCCAAGACCCTTGGCGTTGAGCGCATTGATGGTCCGAAGGACTTCGCTCTCGAGCAGAACTACCCGAACCCCTTCAATCCCACCACAGCCATCCGTTTCAGCATCCCGACTGCGCAGAACGTGAACGTCACGATTTACGACGCTTCCGGCAAGCTGATTTACACGCTCGTCAACGGCCAGTATCAGGCCGGCACCTACAGCGTGCAGTGGAACGGGCACCGGGGCGAAGGCATTTCCGTCCAGAGCGGTGTGTACTTCTACCGCATCGTGGCCGGCAACTACACCGCCACCAAGAAGATGATGCTCGTCAAATAA
- a CDS encoding SRPBCC family protein, producing MHTYTTSIRIHASVESVFAFHTDPANLLRITPRTIRVDILRFDAAGEGAMVELRIRPLPLIFTRWLMRFDVFEPPYRLSDVQVRGPFRHWRQLREFIPDGDEYCLLRDTVEYALPFGIFGRILNRALVARQIRGMFAYRQEKTRETVESAERRA from the coding sequence ATGCACACCTACACGACATCCATTCGCATTCATGCATCGGTGGAAAGCGTATTCGCGTTTCATACAGATCCCGCCAACCTGCTGCGCATAACTCCGCGAACTATCCGCGTGGATATTCTCCGCTTCGATGCCGCCGGCGAGGGTGCGATGGTGGAACTGCGCATCCGTCCGCTGCCTCTTATCTTCACTCGCTGGCTGATGCGCTTTGATGTGTTCGAGCCGCCATACAGGCTCTCCGATGTGCAGGTACGCGGGCCTTTCCGGCATTGGCGGCAATTACGCGAGTTTATACCCGACGGCGACGAATACTGTCTGTTGCGTGACACCGTCGAATATGCGCTTCCCTTCGGAATCTTTGGCCGGATTCTCAATCGCGCTCTCGTCGCTCGCCAGATCCGTGGTATGTTCGCCTACAGGCAGGAAAAGACCAGAGAGACGGTTGAGAGCGCGGAGCGGAGAGCATAG
- a CDS encoding ParB/RepB/Spo0J family partition protein, with protein MSKQGKMVLGKGLGALIPSGVQPAEPVSVVPTPETLDDGASYDILAHVEVAQIDPNPYQPRVDFDSESLRELAQSIRENGLVQPITVRRWEGRFQLISGERRVRACQQAGIAHIPAYIRKVESAEEMLELALIENIQRATLNPVEIAQSYRQLVEDYGHSPEQVAQKVGKDRSTVVNFIRLLKLPKRILESLQKSEITMGHARALITLPDETAQLRTWQRVIRDGLSVRKVEELVKSIYNPQRPVIPPKKTASPSSASGAFDDITRKLRPMYGTKVHITASKDGKGNISFEFYSDDDLERLIELFLSAERKA; from the coding sequence GTGAGCAAGCAAGGAAAAATGGTACTGGGCAAGGGCCTCGGCGCGCTGATTCCCTCGGGAGTGCAGCCTGCGGAACCCGTGAGTGTGGTCCCCACGCCCGAAACGCTCGATGATGGCGCGTCCTACGATATTCTCGCGCATGTCGAGGTAGCACAAATCGATCCCAATCCCTACCAGCCACGGGTGGATTTCGACTCGGAATCGCTCAGAGAGCTGGCGCAGTCCATTCGCGAAAACGGTCTTGTGCAGCCGATCACCGTTCGCCGCTGGGAAGGCCGCTTTCAGTTGATTTCCGGCGAGCGCCGTGTCCGCGCCTGTCAGCAGGCGGGTATCGCGCACATCCCCGCCTATATCCGCAAGGTGGAAAGCGCCGAGGAGATGCTGGAACTCGCGCTGATCGAAAACATTCAGCGCGCGACGCTCAATCCTGTGGAAATTGCTCAATCCTACCGGCAACTCGTAGAGGACTATGGGCATTCTCCCGAGCAGGTCGCACAGAAAGTGGGCAAGGATCGCAGTACCGTCGTCAACTTCATCCGCCTTCTCAAATTACCAAAACGTATTCTCGAGAGTCTGCAGAAAAGCGAAATCACCATGGGGCACGCGCGCGCCCTCATCACCCTGCCCGACGAAACCGCGCAGCTTCGCACCTGGCAGCGCGTCATTCGGGACGGACTCTCCGTGCGCAAAGTGGAAGAGCTGGTGAAGAGTATATACAACCCGCAGCGGCCGGTCATACCTCCGAAGAAAACGGCAAGCCCCTCCTCCGCATCGGGTGCCTTCGACGATATCACCCGAAAACTCCGTCCCATGTACGGCACCAAGGTGCACATCACCGCCTCGAAGGATGGCAAGGGCAACATCTCTTTCGAATTCTATTCCGACGACGACCTTGAACGATTGATCGAGCTCTTTCTGAGCGCGGAGAGGAAAGCGTAG